In Phaeobacter porticola, one DNA window encodes the following:
- a CDS encoding response regulator, translated as MNGTEVTIETGHTTPPSGNLCVLVLDDSEFDRTRMRRLIAQADRTVEVITCSDIHDFEKALGENVVDLCLVDHHLRDASGLDAVAVVKKQLMSEEVPVVMISGREDTEAVVSSIRAGCVDYVGKGNLTAEKLHGVIYNSIAETFSNPALKSEVQAATRNVIRGMAQGCISELQPKLRRMYRQISFIRACHAQGLTPSPEALNEIEDHCLNIWRFFDEIESYSNNFNEIRH; from the coding sequence ATGAATGGTACTGAGGTTACGATCGAGACTGGTCACACGACACCGCCCTCTGGCAACCTATGCGTCCTAGTTCTGGACGACAGTGAATTTGACCGCACTCGGATGCGGCGACTGATTGCTCAAGCCGATCGAACGGTCGAAGTGATCACATGTTCTGACATCCACGACTTTGAAAAAGCACTGGGCGAGAACGTCGTTGACCTATGTCTGGTCGACCACCATCTGCGCGATGCCTCTGGTCTGGACGCAGTTGCCGTTGTGAAAAAACAACTCATGTCCGAAGAGGTCCCGGTGGTCATGATCTCTGGTCGTGAGGACACCGAAGCCGTGGTCAGCTCGATACGCGCAGGCTGTGTCGACTACGTAGGCAAGGGCAATTTGACCGCCGAGAAACTGCATGGCGTCATTTACAACTCTATCGCCGAAACGTTTTCCAACCCGGCACTTAAATCAGAGGTGCAGGCGGCGACACGCAACGTGATACGTGGCATGGCCCAAGGCTGCATCAGCGAATTGCAGCCCAAGCTGCGCCGCATGTATCGCCAGATCTCATTTATCCGTGCTTGTCATGCTCAGGGGCTGACCCCATCGCCAGAAGCTCTGAACGAGATTGAGGATCACTGCCTGAATATTTGGCGCTTCTTTGACGAGATCGAGAGCTACAGCAACAACTTTAACGAGATCCGCCACTAA
- a CDS encoding ATP-binding protein, translating into MKHETPDKAISQATRDQAMMGVVYKIVHDLRGSVRAIAELPNWIEEDLNDVGIVLPEAPAQSFALLKHHAVKLNMMLDQLSQFSKTGYRETTRVSIRACLDHAISALDLPDGTRVRAHFVPAEIEMNADALMSMFLILVGNAVKHNAGPVHIAMIGRLRDGTWELTVRDNGIGLPADKRERVFDPMSKFSTADTGGAGMGLAILRRLADSYGGIAEAQPPRTKQDGATIRICLKQPHTRLS; encoded by the coding sequence ATGAAACATGAGACGCCAGACAAGGCGATAAGCCAAGCAACCCGTGATCAGGCCATGATGGGGGTTGTCTATAAAATCGTTCATGACCTGCGCGGATCTGTGCGGGCAATCGCGGAATTGCCCAACTGGATTGAGGAAGATCTAAATGATGTTGGGATAGTCTTGCCCGAGGCTCCAGCGCAGTCATTTGCGCTTCTTAAGCACCATGCAGTAAAACTGAATATGATGCTTGATCAGTTGTCACAATTCTCCAAGACGGGGTACCGTGAGACCACCAGGGTTTCTATTCGGGCATGTTTGGATCATGCGATTTCGGCACTCGACTTACCTGATGGCACCCGAGTCCGCGCTCATTTTGTGCCAGCTGAGATTGAAATGAACGCGGATGCGTTAATGTCCATGTTCCTGATTTTGGTTGGAAATGCTGTCAAGCATAATGCGGGCCCGGTGCATATTGCGATGATCGGGCGGCTGCGAGATGGCACATGGGAGTTGACGGTACGGGACAACGGTATCGGTTTGCCTGCTGATAAGCGGGAGCGTGTCTTTGATCCAATGAGCAAATTTTCGACTGCAGACACTGGTGGGGCCGGGATGGGGCTGGCAATCCTGCGGCGGCTTGCCGACAGCTATGGCGGTATCGCCGAAGCCCAGCCACCCCGGACCAAACAGGACGGAGCTACGATCCGAATTTGTTTGAAACAACCCCACACGCGGCTAAGCTGA
- a CDS encoding extracellular solute-binding protein — MAPVVESFEIICGCRAELVIVGADEINAVLTLESMLQEFGVDVALPATFGIPDLVEADAILPLDALAQEYAPQGLSEALMYTSGDIFDNRLWGYQTDGDVFLMFYNKAFVENPELAERYADQNGHALRTPQTWAELDRQMAFFHAPDAGRYGGCLFRTADKVAWEWWARFHAKGAWPFSPNMEPQINGDKGVAVLEEMIAAAAHLVGADLDLFGNWARYKKGDIYANIGWGGTQKSLYEPGSAMRDNLINAPLPGGDINDTHVPMAYFNWGWSYVVAKNSQQPEMAYNFCVNAVSQQVGAAAIAQKNGFFDPFRADQYQDPAIVDAYGAQFLRIHEQAMLSSMPDLYLARRSEYFDALSYWLLAALSGDVTPQVALNNVAQSWRATTDRVGAKVQSRRWKALRDTYPSELRKALADET; from the coding sequence TTGGCCCCGGTTGTCGAGAGCTTTGAAATCATATGCGGGTGCCGTGCGGAGCTTGTCATTGTTGGCGCTGATGAGATTAACGCCGTATTGACGCTGGAATCGATGTTGCAGGAATTTGGCGTTGATGTCGCACTGCCAGCCACTTTTGGTATTCCTGATCTGGTCGAAGCTGATGCCATCTTGCCGTTGGATGCCCTTGCGCAAGAATATGCGCCGCAGGGACTGTCAGAGGCGTTGATGTACACGAGCGGAGATATATTCGATAACCGCCTTTGGGGATATCAAACCGATGGCGATGTGTTTTTGATGTTCTATAACAAAGCGTTTGTCGAAAATCCTGAGCTGGCAGAGCGATATGCCGACCAAAATGGCCATGCGCTTAGAACACCGCAGACCTGGGCAGAGCTGGATCGCCAGATGGCGTTTTTCCATGCGCCAGACGCCGGGCGCTATGGTGGGTGTCTCTTTCGTACCGCCGACAAGGTGGCCTGGGAGTGGTGGGCCCGGTTTCATGCCAAGGGCGCTTGGCCGTTCTCGCCAAACATGGAACCACAGATCAATGGCGACAAAGGCGTGGCCGTGTTGGAGGAGATGATCGCCGCCGCTGCGCATCTGGTTGGGGCCGATCTTGATCTGTTTGGCAATTGGGCGCGCTACAAGAAGGGTGATATCTACGCCAACATCGGCTGGGGTGGTACCCAAAAGAGCCTATATGAGCCAGGGTCGGCGATGCGGGACAATCTGATCAATGCGCCATTGCCCGGTGGCGACATCAATGACACTCATGTCCCTATGGCGTATTTTAACTGGGGGTGGAGTTATGTTGTCGCCAAAAACTCACAGCAGCCTGAGATGGCGTATAATTTCTGTGTGAATGCGGTGTCACAACAGGTGGGTGCGGCCGCGATTGCCCAAAAGAATGGTTTCTTTGATCCGTTCCGGGCTGACCAGTACCAGGATCCTGCAATTGTTGATGCCTACGGTGCGCAGTTTCTGCGGATCCATGAACAGGCCATGCTTTCTTCTATGCCCGATCTTTATCTGGCGCGGCGGAGTGAGTATTTTGATGCCCTATCTTACTGGCTCCTGGCTGCGTTGAGCGGCGACGTTACACCTCAGGTCGCGCTAAACAATGTCGCACAGTCCTGGCGCGCCACCACAGATCGTGTCGGAGCCAAGGTGCAATCGCGACGTTGGAAGGCATTGCGCGATACCTATCCTTCCGAACTCCGAAAGGCTCTTGCGGATGAAACATGA
- a CDS encoding sensor histidine kinase gives MYANWNDLSRIERKTENLSDRTIPLLDKIADLGDLQHGLEATLASVQLIDSLDGLTALGRRVESLSQLFRKNFSDRDGTIAEGLSPDDADVFLQVVEGRQEIVSQNNDIKALASQALDQILALEKSVLVAQIEFGNQQRETATTQQESGLSSKAIDTAKTLGEISGSIASLAILTQDFSIITSDTQVIERQRLVVQVNILASRLARLRSLSARRDIARLLVGYRHTMLGENGVIERSWRIQALHRHQIERHEEAETILNQVGIWTRSGTLRAAMEFRQSAAETSRIVERIRFVDVAFNMCMLLISLALLWFMIEVRMISRIQRLTRHVQRMSRGHLDESIDTSGSDEIAEIAKAVEKSRLTSAALQRSNEELERFAYVAAHDLRAPLRAISNLIEWTEEDFATEMSSEAQKNISLIRNRTDRLSGHLSALLDYARAGQIDGERGAFSLSGFADELRLYFNSNPDFVIKVEQDCGLFDAYLTPLKTILINLVSNATKHHDKSSGTVRISSELYPNYVEITVADDGPGIQKQYQDQIFVLFQTLKSRDEVEGSGLGLALVQKLARSLGGNVSVVSNPDVARGTVFTVRLPLNAKATNTQNDIQGLAA, from the coding sequence ATGTACGCCAATTGGAACGACCTCAGTCGCATCGAGCGCAAGACCGAAAACCTCTCGGATCGAACTATCCCCCTTCTGGATAAGATTGCAGATCTGGGTGATCTGCAACATGGCCTGGAGGCGACGTTGGCCAGTGTCCAGCTGATTGACAGTCTTGACGGCCTCACCGCACTTGGCCGACGGGTTGAAAGCCTGTCACAATTGTTTCGTAAGAATTTCAGTGATCGTGACGGAACAATTGCCGAAGGACTCTCTCCTGATGATGCGGATGTCTTTTTACAGGTGGTAGAGGGTCGACAAGAGATTGTCTCCCAAAACAACGACATAAAGGCACTTGCTTCCCAAGCTCTTGATCAAATTTTGGCTTTGGAAAAATCCGTTCTTGTCGCCCAAATTGAATTTGGCAACCAACAACGTGAAACGGCGACCACCCAGCAAGAAAGCGGGCTGTCCTCCAAGGCTATAGATACAGCCAAGACTCTTGGTGAAATTTCCGGCAGCATCGCCTCCCTTGCCATTCTGACCCAAGATTTTTCGATTATTACTAGTGATACGCAGGTGATCGAGCGGCAACGACTGGTGGTGCAGGTTAACATTCTCGCGTCACGCCTGGCCCGACTGAGAAGTCTGAGTGCGCGCCGTGATATTGCCCGGCTTTTGGTTGGTTATCGTCACACGATGCTTGGTGAGAACGGGGTTATCGAGCGGTCATGGCGCATACAGGCGCTCCATCGTCATCAGATTGAACGCCATGAAGAAGCCGAAACGATCTTGAATCAGGTCGGCATCTGGACCCGATCCGGCACACTGCGCGCGGCCATGGAGTTCCGTCAAAGTGCCGCAGAAACCAGTCGCATCGTAGAGCGTATCCGGTTTGTCGATGTCGCCTTCAACATGTGCATGTTGCTGATTTCACTCGCCCTATTGTGGTTCATGATTGAGGTCCGAATGATCTCGCGCATTCAGCGTTTGACTCGCCATGTTCAACGTATGTCCCGCGGACATCTAGATGAATCCATTGACACCAGTGGATCGGATGAAATAGCAGAAATCGCCAAAGCGGTAGAAAAATCCCGCCTGACGTCCGCAGCACTTCAGCGCTCAAACGAAGAGCTGGAGAGATTTGCCTATGTGGCCGCACATGACCTACGGGCCCCTTTGCGGGCAATTTCTAACCTGATTGAGTGGACTGAAGAAGATTTCGCCACCGAAATGTCCAGCGAAGCGCAAAAGAACATCAGTTTAATCCGTAATCGGACTGACCGATTGTCCGGACATCTGTCCGCCCTGCTGGATTACGCGCGCGCGGGTCAAATCGATGGTGAACGTGGCGCTTTCAGCCTGAGCGGCTTTGCGGACGAACTACGGCTCTACTTTAACTCCAATCCTGACTTCGTGATCAAAGTAGAACAGGATTGCGGGCTCTTCGACGCTTATCTAACCCCGTTGAAGACGATTCTCATTAACTTGGTCAGCAACGCAACCAAGCATCACGACAAATCGTCGGGAACAGTTCGCATCAGCAGCGAACTATACCCGAACTATGTCGAGATTACCGTAGCGGATGATGGACCAGGCATTCAGAAACAGTATCAAGATCAGATATTTGTACTGTTTCAAACCCTAAAATCCCGCGACGAGGTCGAAGGGTCGGGTTTAGGTTTGGCCCTTGTCCAGAAGCTGGCACGTTCATTGGGCGGCAATGTATCTGTTGTATCTAACCCTGACGTGGCGCGCGGCACGGTGTTTACTGTGCGCCTGCCTCTCAATGCAAAAGCTACGAATACTCAGAATGATATCCAAGGATTGGCCGCATGA
- a CDS encoding response regulator, which produces MKNKESVTFLIVDDDEVAVMAIKRALNKLRLVNPVEVVGDGQEALDLLRGVNSAALERPYIILLDLNMPRMGGLEFLAEVREDKELANSVIFVLTTSDAPSDITVAYEHKIAGYIVKENAYDAVKSAVEMLGAYVEIVSLENRSK; this is translated from the coding sequence ATGAAAAATAAAGAATCCGTCACATTCCTGATCGTGGACGACGACGAAGTTGCCGTGATGGCGATCAAACGCGCACTGAACAAGCTCCGCTTGGTTAATCCGGTCGAAGTGGTGGGCGACGGGCAAGAGGCTCTCGACTTGCTGCGTGGCGTGAACTCTGCAGCATTGGAGCGCCCCTATATCATTCTATTGGACCTGAACATGCCACGCATGGGTGGGCTCGAGTTTCTGGCCGAAGTACGAGAAGATAAGGAATTGGCAAATTCGGTAATTTTCGTGCTGACAACCTCTGATGCGCCCTCTGATATTACCGTCGCATATGAACACAAGATCGCGGGCTATATTGTCAAGGAAAATGCCTACGATGCCGTAAAGTCAGCGGTAGAAATGCTCGGCGCCTATGTCGAGATTGTCTCGCTTGAAAACAGGTCTAAGTGA
- a CDS encoding peptidoglycan-binding domain-containing protein, producing the protein MFSKLLKTTLAASVLATSGAAPAVADNLGAALVGSIIGGVIVNEAHKNRARKQPVTRKRTYSPARAQNRETQTSLNYFGFPAGSPDGVMGRKSRNAVAQYQGHMGFPATGQLTQYERDFLVSSYSRAQIGGPQVIKAMQGPNGVRGLLRTWRDEATGARSASTGGYGNYGGLPREVSEAVDEIAASADPSAEQLLQRSGFMQLADLNGDGKNDYMIDTSVSGSSFWCGASHCSVMVFASTPQGYQRNDFMARGVTTANFSCHQGSCRMSDAPLGGTVQAGAIPTPTQTPAPGGTVLASAPQAVAPAPAPAPVPVGLAGIQLFQQAAPAATSASLTSHCSKISLLTSSNGGYMTVADLRDPELALGEQFCLTRSYAINTGEALVAKVQGVSQAQVDSQCDAFGPAVQPYLAKLGTTDSATLISEVQKFVLHSNMSIEQLSNTAGICLFSGYRRDNMDVALGAALIMVGVGQRPYGELIGHHLAQGFGVAKSPEQAQSWYQTAVAALDGGADAVFAPGQPERIALIKAASAGLTGGLVQPVPASSTAAALPSFSTD; encoded by the coding sequence ATGTTCTCAAAATTACTTAAAACCACATTAGCAGCATCAGTTCTGGCAACTTCGGGGGCAGCACCTGCAGTGGCGGATAACCTTGGCGCGGCGCTTGTTGGTAGCATCATCGGCGGTGTGATCGTCAATGAAGCCCACAAAAATCGCGCGCGTAAACAACCTGTTACCCGCAAACGCACCTATTCGCCAGCGCGCGCGCAGAACCGCGAAACGCAAACCTCACTCAACTATTTTGGTTTTCCCGCCGGATCACCCGACGGTGTGATGGGACGTAAATCCCGCAATGCGGTGGCGCAGTACCAAGGGCATATGGGATTCCCGGCGACAGGCCAGCTAACCCAGTATGAACGGGATTTCCTTGTGTCCTCCTACAGCCGTGCCCAAATTGGCGGCCCTCAGGTCATCAAGGCGATGCAAGGTCCGAACGGTGTGCGTGGCTTGCTGCGCACGTGGCGGGATGAAGCAACGGGCGCGCGTAGCGCAAGCACCGGGGGCTATGGTAACTACGGTGGCCTGCCGCGCGAAGTCAGCGAAGCCGTGGACGAAATCGCTGCCAGTGCCGATCCCAGTGCCGAGCAGCTGTTGCAGCGATCAGGTTTTATGCAGCTGGCGGACCTGAATGGCGACGGCAAGAACGACTATATGATCGATACATCGGTCTCTGGAAGCTCCTTCTGGTGTGGGGCGTCGCATTGTTCGGTGATGGTTTTCGCATCCACACCGCAGGGCTATCAGCGCAATGATTTCATGGCGCGGGGTGTTACTACGGCAAATTTCTCTTGCCATCAGGGGAGCTGCCGGATGAGTGACGCACCTCTTGGTGGCACTGTTCAAGCCGGAGCAATACCCACGCCGACACAGACGCCCGCACCCGGAGGCACCGTGCTTGCCTCAGCGCCGCAGGCTGTCGCTCCGGCGCCTGCACCGGCTCCCGTACCCGTGGGGCTTGCCGGGATCCAGCTGTTCCAGCAAGCGGCACCAGCCGCCACATCCGCGTCGCTTACCAGCCATTGTAGCAAAATCAGCCTGCTGACCAGCTCCAACGGGGGGTATATGACGGTTGCGGATCTGCGCGACCCTGAACTGGCGCTGGGCGAACAGTTCTGCCTGACGCGGTCCTATGCGATCAACACAGGCGAGGCGCTGGTCGCCAAGGTGCAGGGCGTGAGCCAGGCGCAGGTCGACAGCCAATGCGATGCCTTTGGCCCGGCTGTACAGCCTTATCTGGCCAAGCTTGGCACGACGGACAGCGCGACGCTGATCTCTGAGGTGCAGAAATTCGTTCTACACTCCAATATGTCAATTGAGCAATTGTCCAACACCGCCGGAATCTGCCTGTTCTCCGGGTATCGTCGTGACAATATGGATGTTGCCCTTGGCGCGGCGTTGATCATGGTGGGTGTCGGGCAGCGCCCCTATGGCGAGCTGATCGGCCACCATCTGGCGCAGGGCTTTGGCGTGGCAAAGTCACCGGAGCAAGCGCAGTCTTGGTACCAGACCGCAGTTGCCGCTTTGGACGGCGGCGCGGACGCGGTTTTTGCCCCAGGCCAGCCGGAACGCATTGCGCTGATCAAGGCGGCCTCGGCGGGATTGACCGGGGGTTTGGTACAACCTGTTCCGGCTTCCAGCACCGCGGCTGCGTTGCCAAGCTTCTCAACCGATTGA
- the lipB gene encoding lipoyl(octanoyl) transferase LipB: MVEWITTSGLTGYDDAVAFMEDRAAGIAAGTHEECIWLVEHPPLYTAGTSARPEDLTDPERFPVHSSKRGGQYTYHGPGQRVVYVMLDVAKRGRDVRCFVRQLERWVILALDRFNVTGHIRDGRVGVWVERDDKPRFANGDKTEDKIAAIGIRLRKWVSFHGISINVEPDLSHFDGIVPCGITDFGVTSLVDLGLPVTMTDVDVALRQCFDVAFAATDTCPTD; encoded by the coding sequence ATGGTTGAATGGATCACCACTTCAGGGCTGACAGGCTATGACGACGCTGTTGCCTTCATGGAAGACCGCGCCGCAGGCATTGCGGCAGGCACCCACGAGGAATGCATCTGGCTGGTCGAGCATCCCCCGCTTTATACCGCCGGCACCTCGGCCCGGCCCGAAGACCTGACCGACCCTGAACGTTTCCCGGTTCACAGCAGCAAACGCGGCGGCCAATACACCTACCACGGCCCCGGCCAGCGCGTCGTTTACGTGATGCTTGACGTGGCCAAGCGTGGCCGCGACGTGCGCTGTTTTGTACGCCAACTGGAACGCTGGGTTATCTTGGCTCTGGATCGCTTCAATGTCACCGGCCATATCCGCGACGGCCGCGTCGGTGTGTGGGTCGAACGTGATGACAAGCCGCGTTTCGCCAATGGCGACAAAACCGAGGACAAGATTGCCGCGATTGGCATCCGCCTGCGCAAATGGGTGAGCTTTCACGGCATCTCGATCAATGTCGAACCGGATCTTAGCCATTTTGACGGCATCGTTCCCTGCGGCATCACGGATTTTGGCGTGACCAGCCTCGTCGACCTGGGGCTGCCGGTCACCATGACGGATGTGGATGTGGCGTTGCGGCAGTGTTTCGATGTGGCCTTTGCCGCTACGGACACTTGTCCCACGGATTGA
- a CDS encoding alpha/beta fold hydrolase has translation MGKTAEDIIGPDGLSDETVIAAVYVSVLGAAKAGAWRDRLERAGCNDLAGVATGSSTDEIVDTAFDGGAQPITELRLASGKPGLWSEISPQDATDRQALITRHFGRALYLRSRLVAAQNHGCWPDLQDVLPCSAADWLLTAREGDILAAGGNWPASGRVTDSWISERLALDATALPQWRDLFSPTVLRPALALLRQDDGSLLMCQSLGGRAGLSGYCSTFIDSDQGNEVTGGSAALPPAHTGDPTTPAFLIERLQTAWSDPAACRVARRFGFEQDEMSLLRGLLTGDGWVELRLGTGGQRGPELAVLGRMVVKTCAPSCPEMLRFLAYLMKQTVRDTEIATGADLPLQHKLDLPSGLRSRYLCFGAEQGRPVIFVHGIFDGVAGVQRLQHRLRARGLRLFAPLRFGYGASDRLPREADPIDLFVTQLEALMDAEGLDAPILLGHRSGCLFAAVAARRLRDRLGGVICVGATLPLSGVGHAAALRGHQRAMALSAVHASAVLPLVVRSWSRSVRQKGPQVLVSRQIARDSADRRLLADPALSAVLNQSHAMMMQQGRGGYETDLRLAVRARDMRYSANSAPTIYLHGGEDKVTPPDKLQAAIGSGANLQVRVSKRAGTMLLYSQPELVFAAIDDLRQGRT, from the coding sequence GTGGGTAAAACGGCAGAGGATATCATTGGTCCAGATGGGTTGTCAGACGAAACGGTGATCGCCGCCGTCTACGTTTCTGTGTTGGGTGCGGCTAAGGCCGGAGCATGGCGGGACCGGCTTGAACGGGCTGGGTGCAATGATTTGGCTGGTGTCGCAACTGGGTCCAGCACAGATGAAATTGTGGATACCGCGTTTGACGGAGGCGCGCAGCCCATCACAGAACTGAGATTGGCCTCAGGTAAACCGGGGCTCTGGTCTGAAATTTCCCCACAAGATGCAACAGACCGGCAGGCGCTGATCACCCGTCATTTTGGCCGTGCACTCTATCTTAGAAGCCGGCTTGTTGCCGCTCAGAACCACGGATGCTGGCCGGATCTTCAGGACGTGTTGCCCTGTAGCGCTGCGGATTGGCTGTTGACTGCGCGCGAGGGGGATATCCTTGCCGCCGGAGGCAACTGGCCTGCCAGCGGGCGGGTAACTGATTCTTGGATTTCTGAAAGGTTGGCTCTGGACGCCACGGCTTTGCCACAGTGGCGAGATCTCTTTTCGCCGACAGTACTGCGCCCGGCCCTCGCTCTTCTGAGGCAAGACGACGGTAGTTTGCTGATGTGTCAATCACTTGGTGGTCGGGCGGGTTTGTCCGGCTACTGCAGTACATTCATCGACTCCGATCAGGGGAACGAGGTTACAGGGGGGAGCGCGGCTTTGCCTCCTGCGCATACGGGAGATCCAACCACACCGGCATTCCTGATAGAAAGGTTGCAGACGGCATGGTCCGATCCTGCCGCGTGCCGCGTGGCAAGACGATTTGGGTTTGAGCAGGATGAGATGTCACTGCTGCGAGGTCTGCTGACGGGCGACGGCTGGGTAGAGTTGCGTTTGGGGACAGGGGGCCAGCGTGGCCCTGAACTGGCAGTGCTGGGGCGCATGGTCGTCAAGACCTGCGCGCCAAGCTGCCCTGAGATGCTGCGATTTCTGGCGTATCTGATGAAGCAGACAGTACGGGATACAGAGATCGCGACGGGCGCAGACCTGCCGCTGCAACACAAGCTTGATTTACCGTCCGGCCTGCGGTCGCGCTACCTATGCTTTGGTGCGGAGCAGGGGCGGCCGGTGATCTTTGTACATGGTATTTTTGACGGGGTCGCCGGGGTCCAACGCTTGCAGCATAGGCTGCGCGCGCGGGGCCTGCGTCTGTTTGCACCGCTGCGCTTTGGTTATGGCGCCTCTGATCGGCTGCCACGAGAGGCCGATCCAATTGATTTGTTTGTAACCCAGCTGGAGGCGCTGATGGACGCCGAGGGGCTTGATGCACCGATCTTGCTTGGCCATCGCAGCGGTTGCTTGTTTGCGGCGGTGGCAGCGCGTCGCCTGAGGGACCGGCTGGGCGGGGTGATCTGTGTTGGTGCAACATTGCCACTGTCCGGCGTCGGCCATGCTGCGGCCCTGCGCGGCCACCAACGGGCCATGGCACTAAGCGCTGTGCACGCAAGCGCGGTGTTGCCGCTGGTGGTGCGCAGCTGGTCACGCTCGGTTCGCCAGAAAGGGCCGCAGGTTCTGGTTTCACGCCAGATTGCCCGCGACAGTGCTGATCGTAGGCTGCTGGCGGATCCAGCGCTGAGCGCAGTGCTAAACCAGAGTCATGCCATGATGATGCAACAGGGACGTGGCGGCTATGAAACCGATCTGCGGCTTGCTGTCCGTGCACGGGATATGCGCTACAGCGCCAACTCTGCTCCGACCATCTATCTGCATGGTGGCGAGGATAAGGTGACTCCGCCTGACAAGTTGCAGGCTGCGATTGGTAGCGGTGCCAATCTTCAGGTCAGGGTGAGCAAGCGCGCCGGGACCATGCTCCTGTATTCACAACCCGAACTGGTGTTTGCCGCGATTGATGACTTGCGTCAGGGCAGGACGTAA
- a CDS encoding HIT family protein: MARYDPNNIFAKILRGELPAHKVYENSDTMVFMDIMPRSDGHMLVIPKTPCRNFLDASPEQLAAVMATAQKMSHIAMRAFDAQGVTVQQFNEAAGGQEVFHLHFHILPRRDGDTVRPPGIMANPSVLKAHADQMRAAVEAG, from the coding sequence GTGGCGCGTTACGATCCAAACAATATCTTCGCAAAAATTCTTCGTGGAGAGCTGCCTGCCCACAAGGTTTATGAAAACAGCGACACGATGGTGTTCATGGATATTATGCCACGGTCTGATGGCCACATGCTGGTGATCCCCAAAACGCCTTGCCGCAACTTTCTGGATGCGTCACCAGAACAGTTGGCTGCCGTAATGGCCACAGCGCAGAAAATGAGCCACATCGCGATGCGGGCTTTTGATGCCCAGGGGGTCACGGTGCAGCAGTTCAACGAGGCTGCGGGTGGCCAAGAGGTGTTTCATCTTCATTTTCATATACTGCCCCGTCGCGACGGCGACACGGTGCGTCCGCCCGGCATCATGGCAAATCCCAGTGTGCTGAAAGCCCACGCAGACCAGATGCGCGCTGCTGTCGAAGCTGGCTGA